The Salegentibacter sp. Hel_I_6 region AGGTGCGTTTAAAAATTTTATTCCTCTTGAACATGGAAGACGAATTATGTCCCTGTGATATTGCTGATATTTTAGAAATGAGCGTACCGGCAATCTCTCAACACATCCGGAAAATTAAAGATGCGGGTTTTATCTCCTCAAGAAGAGATGGGCAAACCTTATATTATTCTTTAGTGAAGGATAAAACAGCTGTACTTGATGCTGTTTTCACTACTATCAAAATGGTTAAAAAAACTGCGTAAAATGAAAACTTCCCAAAAATCAAATAGTCCGGCATATTTGAGCATAATTACTGCAGTAACAGCTTCCGTATGTTGTATTACTCCCCTCCTGGCAATTTTAGCAGGTAGTAGTGGACTTGTAACCACTTTTTCCTGGATAGAACCTTTTCGTCCTTATTTGATTG contains the following coding sequences:
- a CDS encoding metalloregulator ArsR/SmtB family transcription factor, giving the protein MEISCTRAQADHQQLLNCKNVLEKMDDNFQDMTKLLSIAGSEVRLKILFLLNMEDELCPCDIADILEMSVPAISQHIRKIKDAGFISSRRDGQTLYYSLVKDKTAVLDAVFTTIKMVKKTA